A portion of the Halopelagius inordinatus genome contains these proteins:
- a CDS encoding NAD-dependent epimerase/dehydratase family protein — translation MEVHVTGGAGFIGSYLVRSLVEQGHDVTVFDNISRGEVSNLENVLDKIRFVEGDIRNRDELEEAIESPDILYHLAAINGTKNFYDRPYEVLDTNVEGVRNVVDIARKQDVDRLVFSSSSEVYGYPERFPTDEDHVLQIMDPENPRFSYAGSKIIGEQYVVNGADDSSYDYTIVRPHNIYGEAMGYDHVIPEFIEQIVTDQPFTVYGDGEQTRSFCYISDAVDAFVRAGFERGGENQIFNVGKQEEVTINGLADRLFDIAGVHPEVSHIESEELKGSTRRRQPDVSKARELLNYDPAVSLDEGLERTFSWYCEDFTGVELEEWRERRN, via the coding sequence ATGGAAGTACATGTAACAGGCGGTGCCGGGTTTATCGGCTCGTACTTAGTTCGCTCGCTAGTAGAACAGGGCCACGACGTGACGGTATTCGACAACATTAGCCGCGGGGAGGTGTCGAACCTCGAAAACGTTCTCGACAAGATTCGGTTCGTTGAGGGAGATATCCGAAATCGAGACGAACTCGAGGAGGCTATCGAAAGTCCGGATATCCTCTATCACTTAGCAGCCATCAACGGTACCAAGAACTTCTACGATCGACCGTACGAGGTGCTAGACACGAACGTCGAAGGAGTCCGGAACGTAGTCGACATCGCGCGCAAACAGGACGTGGACCGACTCGTCTTCTCTTCGTCCTCAGAGGTGTACGGATATCCAGAGCGGTTCCCGACCGACGAAGATCACGTCCTTCAGATCATGGACCCCGAGAACCCCCGATTTTCGTACGCGGGGAGTAAAATTATCGGGGAACAGTACGTCGTGAACGGCGCAGACGACTCGTCGTACGACTACACTATCGTCCGTCCGCACAACATATACGGCGAAGCGATGGGCTACGACCACGTGATTCCCGAGTTCATCGAACAGATAGTTACAGATCAGCCGTTCACCGTATACGGTGACGGCGAACAGACGCGGAGTTTCTGCTATATCTCGGATGCTGTGGACGCATTCGTCCGTGCGGGCTTCGAACGAGGCGGCGAAAACCAGATATTCAACGTCGGAAAGCAAGAGGAGGTGACGATCAACGGCCTAGCCGACCGGCTCTTTGATATTGCGGGCGTCCATCCGGAAGTCAGTCACATCGAGTCGGAGGAACTCAAAGGTTCTACCCGACGGCGGCAACCAGACGTGAGTAAAGCCCGTGAGCTGCTCAATTACGACCCAGCTGTCTCGTTGGATGAGGGTCTCGAACGGACGTTCTCGTGGTACTGCGAAGATTTCACCGGAGTAGAGCTGGAGGAGTGGCGCGAGCGGAGAAACTAA
- a CDS encoding nucleotide sugar dehydrogenase: MPDPDTGICVIGQGYVGLTLTAAMAQSGYDVLGIERDEEKLSDLQQGIPHFDETGLKETIRTQQKIGKLRFRKSLEEADVSDRSVYILAVGSPLDENGEPDTSALESAIKSVSTILEPEDTVIIRSTISVGTSREMLEILKREAEIDIPEELYFLHAPERTVQGDALAEIHNLPQVVGGYDEKSVDRGAEVFSHTADVIIEVDSPEAAEMIKLFDNTYRDINIAIGNAFGEIARQNDLDGQRIIKLANAGYDRNSIMQPGAGVGGGCLPKDPYLLMNSVDEADGLLDSVLQFIDTSRNINESMPDVTNAIIRDALTETGREDGVRSLVLGVAFKGRPGTNDIRNTPAEPIISELSAYGTVDAYDPLVEDEKISSLNARSVEPDDDLTSLFEKEVYDIVVIMNDNPLFENLDLHRVKEGMAKRPIIIDGWNLLPKTTVKQLGFYYDVVGGQKSSGETKRETLRTD, encoded by the coding sequence ATGCCAGACCCAGATACTGGAATCTGCGTCATCGGGCAAGGTTACGTTGGACTCACATTGACCGCGGCTATGGCCCAATCTGGGTACGATGTTCTTGGAATTGAGAGGGACGAGGAGAAACTGTCTGACCTCCAGCAGGGAATCCCTCATTTTGACGAAACGGGACTGAAAGAGACGATCAGAACGCAACAGAAAATCGGGAAGTTACGCTTTCGTAAGTCACTCGAAGAAGCCGACGTGAGCGACCGATCTGTCTACATTCTCGCTGTTGGATCTCCTCTCGACGAGAACGGTGAACCTGACACCTCCGCCCTTGAATCGGCGATCAAATCGGTCTCCACGATTCTTGAGCCCGAAGATACAGTCATCATTCGAAGTACTATCTCAGTAGGTACGTCGCGAGAGATGCTCGAAATTCTCAAGAGGGAAGCCGAGATAGATATTCCAGAGGAGCTCTACTTCCTGCACGCCCCCGAACGGACCGTACAAGGCGACGCTCTCGCTGAGATTCACAACCTGCCGCAGGTCGTCGGCGGGTACGATGAAAAGTCCGTGGACCGAGGCGCCGAAGTGTTCAGTCACACGGCAGATGTCATCATCGAGGTTGATTCGCCCGAAGCGGCCGAGATGATAAAACTCTTCGACAACACGTATCGCGATATCAACATCGCTATCGGAAACGCGTTCGGGGAAATCGCCCGACAAAACGACCTAGACGGTCAGCGAATCATCAAATTGGCTAATGCCGGATACGACCGTAACTCGATTATGCAACCCGGCGCAGGCGTCGGCGGCGGGTGTCTCCCAAAGGACCCGTATTTGTTGATGAACAGCGTTGACGAGGCCGACGGATTGCTCGATAGCGTGCTTCAGTTCATTGACACGAGCCGAAATATCAACGAATCGATGCCGGACGTGACGAACGCGATTATTCGGGATGCTCTCACAGAGACGGGGCGAGAGGATGGTGTCCGTTCGTTGGTCCTCGGCGTCGCATTCAAGGGCCGCCCCGGAACGAACGACATCCGAAACACGCCCGCAGAACCAATTATATCAGAACTGTCCGCATACGGTACGGTGGATGCGTACGACCCGTTGGTTGAAGACGAGAAGATTTCCTCGTTGAATGCGCGTTCAGTAGAGCCAGACGACGACTTGACATCCCTCTTCGAGAAGGAGGTGTACGACATCGTTGTCATTATGAACGACAATCCCCTCTTCGAGAATCTCGACCTTCACCGCGTAAAAGAAGGGATGGCAAAACGACCTATCATTATCGACGGGTGGAATCTTCTTCCGAAAACTACCGTCAAGCAGTTGGGCTTCTACTACGATGTCGTCGGTGGTCAGAAATCGAGTGGCGAGACAAAGCGCGAGACGTTGCGAACCGATTAG
- a CDS encoding class I SAM-dependent methyltransferase, with protein MTASDQQLLSPRFQQGRSPAHQLTPIQQQQVAQIWEKLRQGRYQFEATNCAVCSGQGFRTLAEIDRYGLKHPVCVCKDCGLIQTNPRLTADSYAEFYNDEYQLLHKGEKKTSDWLFEAEYDRAPKAYEYLSSVTDLGESLSVLDIGAGAGGTMAYFRDQGHSVVGYDLGEQNATYAQTTHELDLRVGSAEDASLSDAPDVITLSHVVEHFLDPVRELRAIRELCHEETVVYIEVPGIRMSMRPMFADFQEPLQTAHTFYFTLTTLSNVCRKAGFEREAGSEYVRSIWTPGEITVDFDSEYPVIMDVLDRREFYGPIPTPYLLSQYATSPQFVNFVRSSGFYPTAKRLYNMAFS; from the coding sequence ATGACCGCAAGCGACCAACAACTGCTTTCTCCACGGTTCCAACAAGGGCGCAGCCCGGCACACCAACTGACACCAATCCAACAACAACAGGTCGCGCAAATCTGGGAAAAACTTCGACAGGGACGGTATCAGTTCGAAGCAACCAATTGTGCGGTTTGCAGCGGCCAGGGGTTCAGAACGCTGGCAGAGATTGACCGATACGGGCTGAAACACCCAGTTTGCGTATGCAAAGACTGTGGACTCATCCAAACCAACCCCCGCCTTACCGCAGATTCCTATGCTGAGTTCTATAACGATGAATACCAATTACTGCATAAAGGCGAGAAGAAAACGTCGGATTGGCTATTTGAGGCTGAATACGATCGCGCGCCTAAGGCATACGAATATCTTTCCTCGGTTACTGACCTCGGTGAAAGTTTGTCCGTCCTTGACATAGGGGCGGGAGCAGGGGGCACAATGGCGTATTTCCGAGACCAGGGTCACTCGGTTGTCGGGTACGATCTCGGTGAGCAGAATGCGACGTATGCTCAGACGACGCATGAGTTGGATCTCCGAGTGGGAAGTGCAGAAGATGCGTCACTCTCCGACGCTCCGGATGTCATCACCTTATCACACGTTGTCGAACACTTTTTAGACCCAGTCAGGGAACTACGGGCAATTCGCGAGCTTTGTCACGAAGAGACGGTCGTTTACATTGAGGTCCCCGGCATCCGTATGAGCATGCGCCCGATGTTCGCGGATTTTCAAGAACCCCTTCAAACTGCACACACATTTTATTTCACACTGACAACATTATCGAACGTGTGCCGGAAGGCTGGCTTCGAACGAGAAGCTGGATCGGAGTACGTCCGTAGTATCTGGACTCCTGGCGAGATAACGGTTGATTTTGACTCCGAATACCCCGTTATCATGGATGTTTTGGATCGGCGGGAATTCTATGGCCCAATCCCGACTCCTTATCTGCTGAGCCAATATGCTACGAGCCCACAGTTCGTTAATTTCGTTAGATCCAGTGGATTTTACCCAACAGCAAAGAGATTATATAATATGGCATTTAGTTAA
- a CDS encoding glucosamine inositolphosphorylceramide transferase family protein — protein MLTVKPYRGIDQPVVDGTEIHDFAADWVADPFLQYDDGTYYLFAEAAKNEYPKNGACLVWYESPDGLSWKYQGVVLDRQPGSDMTDSYPQVIQHEGTRYLVPSFARGSNADEFRIYEFTDFPAELNHVETPVSEGVRGDPTLFNWQNKWYCIFEDFDHHLRLYYSDSFLDGNWVEHPESPIETSRELRPGGRPIVRSDCIDFFTQGPRSKRTSLLCYRITEISPERFEWTEIEASPVLYPASHSGRWNELKMHHIDTLEPPNDGKSIVSVDGQNRHGDYSIGIYRPSS, from the coding sequence ATGTTAACCGTCAAACCATATCGGGGTATCGATCAACCGGTAGTTGACGGTACTGAAATCCACGACTTCGCTGCTGACTGGGTCGCAGATCCGTTCCTCCAGTACGATGACGGGACGTACTATCTCTTCGCCGAGGCCGCAAAAAATGAGTACCCAAAGAACGGGGCGTGTCTCGTCTGGTACGAATCGCCTGACGGCCTCAGTTGGAAGTACCAAGGAGTCGTACTTGACAGACAGCCCGGATCCGACATGACGGACTCGTATCCCCAAGTCATACAACACGAAGGGACGCGGTATCTCGTCCCCTCATTTGCACGGGGATCGAACGCCGATGAGTTCCGTATATACGAATTTACTGACTTCCCAGCGGAGTTAAACCACGTCGAAACTCCGGTCTCGGAGGGTGTTCGAGGGGATCCGACGTTGTTCAACTGGCAGAATAAGTGGTACTGCATCTTCGAAGATTTCGACCATCACCTACGACTGTACTACTCCGACAGCTTCTTGGACGGTAACTGGGTTGAACACCCCGAGAGCCCCATCGAGACGAGCCGTGAACTTCGTCCCGGCGGGCGACCAATCGTAAGAAGCGATTGTATAGATTTCTTTACCCAGGGACCGCGTTCAAAGCGTACTAGTTTGTTATGTTACCGGATAACAGAGATTTCTCCAGAGAGATTTGAGTGGACAGAGATCGAAGCATCGCCTGTACTGTATCCGGCGAGCCATTCCGGTCGATGGAACGAGTTGAAGATGCATCATATAGATACTCTCGAACCACCGAACGACGGAAAGTCGATAGTCTCGGTTGACGGCCAGAATCGACACGGAGACTATTCGATCGGGATCTATCGTCCGTCCAGTTAA
- a CDS encoding flippase, producing MADGLDSTFRSLFKGGGLVIIGMGIELGTAFIAKLFMARILGVSSYGGISIGTTLITFASMLTVLGLQTGAGRFLPRYDTIEDKKGIIVSAIQIVGPVSLVIGGVLFASSGYLATNVFDDSSLTPILQIASITVPFAAFVTLAVGVLQGTEEVMPKVIMKHVSLPVVRFGLIITVLALGLGTVGLISAFLAAYVVAAAVGLVYLYRRTSLGDSGGYTTRRKELLLFSLPLSISGAMTLVFSHVDTFMVGWLATVEDVGIYGVVYPLASMLSVTLTSFGFIFLPVFSKYHSNEDADGMRSIYTAVAKWILFAACPLFVLFFFFPELTISLTFGAKYSEGALALRILSISFFFHAIVGPNSKALVSMGCNKAVMYYSVLVAVVNLVLNFLLIPGYSYVGASVATTLSYGLLNVLNSTKLYRVTGILPQNRVMLPPVTAATLSIGAIELFVRPTFPERVVVQLGFAVLYVLLLTVFIARFGGIEEHDLKIVSDIEHYFGVDLSLVRRFVNVK from the coding sequence ATGGCAGATGGTCTAGATTCTACCTTTCGTTCTCTGTTTAAGGGAGGCGGATTGGTCATTATCGGAATGGGAATTGAGCTAGGAACCGCCTTTATCGCGAAACTCTTCATGGCTCGAATCCTTGGTGTATCCTCTTATGGCGGCATCTCGATAGGCACAACACTCATTACATTTGCTTCCATGCTCACCGTCCTCGGTCTTCAAACCGGCGCCGGGCGGTTCCTTCCCCGATACGACACAATCGAAGATAAGAAGGGAATCATCGTCTCTGCGATACAGATAGTCGGTCCAGTATCGCTGGTTATCGGGGGGGTTCTCTTCGCATCGTCCGGTTACCTAGCTACGAACGTATTCGACGATAGCTCCCTCACACCTATCCTCCAAATTGCGAGTATTACGGTTCCGTTCGCGGCATTTGTGACGTTAGCTGTCGGAGTCCTTCAGGGAACAGAGGAAGTCATGCCGAAGGTGATAATGAAGCACGTCTCGTTGCCTGTCGTGCGTTTCGGCCTCATAATCACCGTACTGGCGTTGGGACTGGGGACGGTAGGACTCATCAGCGCATTTCTCGCTGCGTACGTCGTCGCCGCCGCCGTCGGTCTGGTATACTTATACCGGAGAACGTCGCTCGGAGACTCAGGCGGGTACACCACCCGGCGGAAAGAGTTGTTGCTGTTTTCGCTTCCGCTGTCTATCTCTGGAGCGATGACGCTCGTATTCTCGCACGTGGATACGTTCATGGTAGGGTGGTTGGCGACGGTAGAAGATGTGGGGATATACGGCGTCGTGTATCCACTCGCTTCGATGCTCTCTGTCACGCTCACCTCTTTCGGATTTATTTTTCTTCCAGTCTTCTCGAAGTACCACTCGAACGAGGATGCCGACGGTATGCGTTCTATTTACACGGCAGTAGCCAAATGGATTCTTTTCGCCGCTTGCCCTCTTTTCGTTCTGTTTTTCTTCTTTCCTGAACTCACAATATCGCTCACCTTCGGCGCCAAATATAGCGAGGGCGCGTTAGCCTTGAGGATTCTCTCCATCTCGTTCTTTTTCCACGCTATCGTCGGACCTAACTCGAAAGCACTCGTCTCGATGGGATGCAACAAGGCGGTGATGTATTACAGCGTTCTCGTCGCTGTAGTCAATCTCGTTTTGAACTTCCTTCTAATCCCTGGATACTCCTACGTCGGTGCCTCCGTGGCAACTACTCTGTCGTACGGACTTCTAAACGTTCTAAATTCGACTAAGTTGTATCGAGTCACCGGAATCTTGCCGCAGAACAGGGTTATGCTTCCCCCGGTGACGGCCGCTACGCTCAGTATCGGCGCTATCGAACTGTTCGTTCGACCTACATTCCCGGAGAGGGTAGTCGTACAACTCGGCTTCGCTGTCCTCTACGTCCTCTTGTTGACCGTCTTTATCGCCCGGTTCGGTGGAATCGAAGAACACGATTTGAAGATAGTCTCAGATATAGAGCACTATTTCGGAGTTGACCTCTCGTTAGTACGAAGGTTCGTGAACGTGAAGTAA
- a CDS encoding sulfatase-like hydrolase/transferase, with amino-acid sequence MGRVKKGIQHILHGNLSEPIDFIIRERGISRIDKFVDSFESRESIVSPEKESIVQNNEWYFPVTRTDETEFISEEPVSRIDFHVVKAGATGTFEVCGEFTTTVGDTVQRTVTKDSNHPQEREHCSIQFTFDEPVIEGTLTLEAANSSTNSVGTALLNAVTEQDRYEGQRPRLQIPRLRRETDNPPIILLSIDALRWDVTELLTWLFGSYADDFEQPEEPRTQGRWTAPSHGSMFTGVHPGDHRYVGARKPGDPSRPIHPELESIPKLLSRRGYKSSAIVSHTRILPEFGFGRGFDRFKLHKMAHDRWNTRETDARATVDQLIEWLDVDVGTSNVFYFAHLFDAHYPYYPPRSLHDGDSVDYDVIQQFTDLRPDNSDYLKLIESTDDPMDPQVLDEIKRYYGQSVDYIGSQLVRLFDRLETHDLYDDALIFITGDHGEEFGERGVYSHTSLYDENIRPAVLVKPPENTDWSVPTETDELDILPTIARAVGESPPSYCPGVPWQEDVPRRTRITERIDPDWYNVSIEEEGIKGIFTYPENFPDRPTERTVDRGPEYEEFYRLEAVREGNTDDHADSIDEDTKRRLREKAASFVTKKPIVDDSGLVAETDQETKEHLRQLGYF; translated from the coding sequence ATGGGTCGTGTTAAAAAGGGCATTCAGCATATCCTACACGGAAACCTATCTGAGCCAATTGATTTCATTATCAGAGAACGAGGAATATCAAGGATAGATAAATTTGTTGATTCTTTTGAGTCTCGCGAGAGTATCGTTTCCCCTGAGAAAGAGTCTATCGTACAGAATAATGAATGGTACTTTCCCGTCACCAGAACTGATGAGACAGAGTTCATTTCAGAAGAACCGGTCAGTCGAATCGATTTCCATGTCGTTAAAGCAGGGGCTACAGGGACGTTCGAGGTATGCGGAGAATTTACTACGACCGTTGGAGATACCGTTCAGCGAACAGTAACGAAGGATTCTAACCATCCTCAGGAACGAGAGCACTGTTCTATCCAGTTCACGTTTGACGAACCCGTGATAGAAGGCACGTTGACGCTGGAGGCAGCCAATAGTTCCACTAATTCAGTAGGTACTGCTCTACTCAACGCGGTGACTGAACAAGACCGGTATGAGGGGCAAAGACCACGGCTTCAAATCCCTCGTCTCCGCCGGGAGACAGACAACCCTCCGATAATTTTACTGTCCATTGATGCGTTGCGATGGGACGTCACCGAACTACTGACTTGGCTATTTGGTTCGTACGCCGACGACTTCGAACAACCTGAGGAACCTCGTACCCAAGGACGATGGACCGCCCCGTCACACGGGTCGATGTTTACCGGCGTCCATCCGGGCGACCACAGGTACGTGGGTGCTCGCAAGCCGGGCGATCCAAGTCGCCCAATCCACCCAGAACTGGAGTCGATTCCGAAGTTACTCTCGCGTCGCGGCTACAAATCGTCGGCCATCGTGAGCCACACGCGGATCCTGCCGGAGTTCGGCTTCGGTCGTGGATTCGACCGGTTCAAACTCCATAAGATGGCTCACGACCGTTGGAACACCAGAGAGACTGACGCGCGGGCAACCGTCGACCAACTGATCGAATGGTTGGATGTCGACGTTGGAACTTCAAACGTATTCTACTTCGCTCACCTCTTCGACGCACACTACCCGTACTATCCACCACGAAGCCTTCACGACGGTGATTCGGTAGATTACGACGTGATTCAGCAGTTTACAGATCTCCGTCCGGACAACTCGGACTACCTGAAACTCATTGAGTCTACCGACGACCCGATGGACCCGCAGGTGCTTGACGAAATCAAGCGGTACTACGGTCAATCAGTCGACTACATCGGGTCGCAGTTGGTGCGTCTGTTCGACCGGTTGGAAACACACGATCTGTACGACGACGCGTTGATATTCATCACCGGAGACCACGGGGAAGAGTTCGGTGAACGGGGAGTTTACAGCCATACGTCCCTATACGACGAGAACATTCGACCGGCCGTGTTGGTGAAGCCTCCGGAGAACACCGATTGGAGCGTGCCGACGGAGACGGACGAATTAGATATATTGCCGACAATCGCTCGTGCAGTCGGTGAATCACCACCGTCGTACTGTCCGGGCGTCCCGTGGCAAGAGGACGTCCCTAGACGCACTCGAATTACCGAACGAATAGACCCCGACTGGTACAACGTATCTATCGAAGAAGAGGGCATAAAGGGGATATTCACCTACCCGGAGAACTTCCCCGACCGACCGACCGAGAGGACGGTCGACCGAGGTCCAGAGTACGAGGAGTTCTACCGACTCGAAGCGGTCAGGGAGGGGAATACGGATGACCACGCAGATAGCATCGACGAGGACACAAAGCGACGCCTGCGAGAGAAGGCCGCATCGTTCGTAACGAAGAAACCGATCGTAGACGACTCGGGACTCGTCGCAGAGACCGATCAGGAGACGAAAGAACACCTTCGACAGTTGGGATACTTCTAA
- a CDS encoding acyltransferase, producing the protein MNGPTNLSRSTTLGDDVHFNGLEVNGEGEVEIGDHFHSGRDCIIHTQRHNYHGEELPYDDEMIHEPVVVEDNVWFGHRVIILPGVTIGEGAIVQAGSVVVEDVPKCAIVGGHPATQFSSRDEDHYDRLRSEQLDHER; encoded by the coding sequence GTGAACGGACCGACGAATCTGAGCCGATCTACCACTCTCGGCGACGACGTCCACTTCAACGGACTGGAGGTCAATGGCGAAGGCGAGGTAGAAATCGGAGACCACTTTCATTCCGGCCGCGACTGTATCATTCACACCCAACGGCACAACTACCACGGTGAAGAACTCCCCTACGACGACGAGATGATTCACGAACCGGTGGTCGTAGAGGACAACGTCTGGTTCGGCCACCGAGTTATCATCCTCCCGGGAGTGACGATAGGAGAGGGTGCAATCGTCCAAGCGGGAAGTGTCGTCGTCGAAGATGTTCCAAAGTGCGCTATCGTCGGCGGCCACCCTGCGACACAGTTCTCAAGTCGGGACGAAGACCACTACGACCGCCTCCGAAGCGAACAATTGGACCACGAACGTTAG
- the aglF gene encoding UTP--glucose-1-phosphate uridylyltransferase AglF: MQAVVLAAGKGTRLRPLTDDKPKGMVEVDGKPILTHCFDQLVDLGAEKLVVVVGYKKEVIISHYDDEYRGVPITYTHQREQKGLAHALLTVEDHIDEDFMLMLGDNIFEANLGDVVKRQREDRADAAFLVEEVPWEEASRYGVCVTNDYGEITEVVEKPDDPQSNLVMTGFYTFSPEIFHACHLVQPSNRGEYEISEAVDLLIRSGRTIDAIGIEGWRLDIGYPEDRDEAERRLTGETDGESEAAASSE; this comes from the coding sequence ATGCAAGCAGTCGTCCTCGCCGCCGGCAAAGGAACGAGACTCCGCCCACTCACAGACGACAAACCGAAGGGGATGGTCGAAGTCGACGGGAAACCCATTCTCACGCACTGTTTCGACCAACTCGTCGACCTCGGCGCGGAGAAACTCGTCGTCGTCGTCGGCTACAAAAAGGAGGTCATCATCAGCCACTACGACGACGAGTACAGGGGCGTTCCGATCACCTACACCCACCAACGCGAACAGAAGGGACTCGCGCACGCCCTCCTGACCGTCGAAGACCACATCGACGAGGACTTCATGTTGATGCTCGGAGACAACATCTTCGAGGCGAACCTCGGCGACGTGGTCAAGCGACAACGCGAGGACCGGGCCGACGCCGCGTTCCTCGTCGAGGAGGTGCCGTGGGAGGAAGCGTCTCGCTACGGCGTCTGCGTGACGAACGACTACGGCGAAATCACCGAGGTCGTCGAGAAACCGGACGACCCGCAGTCGAACTTGGTGATGACGGGGTTCTACACGTTCAGCCCGGAGATATTCCACGCGTGTCACCTCGTCCAACCCTCGAACCGCGGCGAGTACGAGATAAGCGAAGCCGTCGACTTGCTCATCCGGTCGGGGCGGACGATCGACGCCATCGGCATCGAAGGGTGGCGGTTGGACATCGGTTACCCCGAGGACAGAGACGAAGCGGAGCGTCGCCTGACCGGCGAAACCGACGGCGAGAGCGAAGCCGCCGCGAGCTCCGAGTAA
- a CDS encoding glycosyltransferase, whose amino-acid sequence MSDTVRPSVSVVVPVYNDPEGIRDTLSTLTSQTYPSDRLEILPVDNGSTDRTRDVIRQFAAEYDTIELVVEDEIQGSYAARNAGIEVSTGDVLAFVDADMYADDDWLVSAVEATADAPYVGCNVELVVDGEETLAAEFDAQTAFPVERYLRHQQYAPTCCLLVRRSVVEDVGAFDPRLVSGGDSEFGTRVADAGYAQSFAADATLYHPVRDSFGSLVKKELRVGRGLCQRQEVYPERFGRPGIPPRPSGAKSAEDDGDGAPLPTPKRMLFDALSASMTGVRALGYYREYARYVRGNAR is encoded by the coding sequence ATGTCCGACACAGTTCGTCCCAGCGTCTCCGTCGTCGTCCCCGTCTACAACGACCCGGAGGGGATACGCGACACGCTCTCGACTCTCACTTCGCAGACGTACCCGTCGGACCGGTTGGAGATACTCCCCGTCGACAACGGGTCCACCGACCGAACCCGCGATGTCATCCGTCAGTTCGCCGCCGAGTACGACACGATCGAGCTGGTGGTCGAAGACGAGATACAGGGGTCCTACGCCGCTCGGAATGCGGGGATAGAGGTGTCCACCGGCGACGTGTTGGCGTTCGTCGACGCGGACATGTACGCGGACGACGACTGGCTGGTCTCGGCCGTCGAAGCGACGGCGGACGCTCCGTACGTCGGGTGTAACGTCGAACTCGTCGTCGACGGCGAGGAAACTCTCGCCGCCGAGTTCGACGCGCAGACGGCGTTTCCGGTCGAGCGGTATCTCCGTCACCAGCAGTACGCGCCGACGTGTTGTCTCCTCGTCCGTCGGTCGGTCGTCGAAGACGTGGGGGCGTTCGACCCGCGCCTCGTCTCCGGCGGCGATTCGGAGTTCGGGACGCGCGTCGCGGACGCGGGATACGCACAGTCGTTCGCGGCGGACGCGACGCTCTATCACCCGGTACGCGACTCGTTCGGGTCGCTGGTGAAGAAGGAACTCCGAGTCGGCCGCGGTCTCTGTCAAAGACAGGAGGTTTATCCCGAACGGTTCGGCCGCCCGGGGATACCGCCCCGTCCGAGCGGTGCGAAATCGGCCGAAGACGACGGCGACGGCGCGCCGCTACCGACGCCGAAGCGGATGCTGTTCGACGCGCTCTCGGCGTCGATGACGGGAGTGCGCGCTCTCGGCTATTACCGCGAATACGCCCGGTACGTCCGGGGGAACGCCCGCTGA
- the aglG gene encoding glucosyl-dolichyl phosphate glucuronosyltransferase: MKVSVVVCTYSMDRYPSFSEAVESVLAQSYESIEVVLVVDGNEAVFARVEEDFGDVENVVLHCNDENRGISYSRTKGAKIATGDVVAMIDDDATAEPDWIEKLVRTYEENPDAVAVGGNVVPDWVADKPDFFPSEFYWLVGCDERGFGRHMEEVRNTYGSNISYKRDVFLDVGGYDENTGRKGDRHIQAHEAPVCIRIHEQTGKRVIYNKRARVHHKLFEYRTEPRWLVFRSFWQGYSKRVMDLLLPQASDGKNEYLKDLLVEYVPARLYQLAKEPSAAKVKQLVAIFVFTAAVGFGYLYGMLTPNLVEKVNS, translated from the coding sequence ATGAAAGTCTCCGTGGTGGTCTGTACGTACTCGATGGACCGCTACCCCTCCTTCTCCGAGGCGGTCGAGAGCGTCCTCGCACAGAGCTACGAATCCATCGAGGTGGTTCTCGTCGTCGACGGGAACGAAGCGGTGTTCGCGCGCGTCGAGGAGGACTTCGGCGACGTGGAGAACGTCGTCCTCCACTGCAACGACGAGAACCGCGGTATCTCCTACAGTCGGACCAAAGGCGCGAAGATAGCCACCGGCGACGTCGTCGCGATGATAGACGACGACGCGACGGCCGAACCCGACTGGATAGAGAAACTCGTCCGAACGTACGAGGAGAACCCCGACGCCGTCGCCGTCGGCGGCAACGTCGTCCCCGACTGGGTCGCGGACAAGCCCGACTTCTTCCCCTCGGAGTTCTACTGGCTCGTCGGCTGTGACGAACGGGGCTTCGGACGCCACATGGAGGAGGTCAGAAACACCTACGGTTCGAACATCTCTTACAAGCGCGACGTCTTCCTCGACGTCGGCGGCTACGACGAGAACACCGGCCGGAAGGGCGACAGACACATTCAGGCGCACGAAGCGCCGGTCTGTATCCGCATCCACGAGCAGACGGGCAAGCGCGTCATCTACAACAAACGCGCGCGCGTCCACCACAAACTGTTCGAGTACCGCACCGAACCGCGGTGGCTCGTCTTCCGGTCCTTCTGGCAGGGCTACTCGAAGCGCGTCATGGACCTCCTCCTCCCGCAGGCCTCGGACGGGAAAAACGAGTATCTGAAGGACCTGCTGGTCGAGTACGTCCCGGCGCGACTGTATCAGTTGGCAAAGGAGCCCTCCGCGGCGAAGGTCAAGCAGTTGGTGGCGATATTCGTGTTCACCGCCGCCGTCGGGTTCGGCTACCTGTACGGGATGTTGACGCCGAATCTGGTGGAGAAGGTGAACTCGTAA